The DNA region GTGTTGAAGTTGTAAATAATTTAAATTCTCAAACATTTAGTGACCTCCATTTGGACCAATTTTAATCTGTTTTGTCATAATTTTTATTTCTGCAATCAATAATGCTGTAAATAAAAATGCAAACAACCAAAATGTAATCTGAACATTTGTACTTGAGATATTTGTTGCAGCAATTCCTACTGGCATCAAATCTTGAATAGCCCAAGGTTGTCTTCCAACTTCTGCCACAATCCAACCTGCTTCAGCTGCTATATATCCAAGGGGTATTGAATATAAAGAAGCATATAACCAAAATCTTTGAGTTGTAATATCTTTTTTTAATAATAAAAATAAAATAACCATAAATAACAGTATGAACCACATACAAAAACTAACCATTATATGAAAAGAGTAAAAAGTTAATCCTATAGGAGGTAAAATATCTTTTGGATTATCCAAATATCCATAACCAAAATAATCTTCATAAGTTTCAAATAAAAATTTTGAATTATTTGATTCTTCTATTTTATTTTGATTTTTAAATTTTTTATAATCTTTAAAGGCCTCTAAAGCAATTTTTCCTTTCTTTATCTTATCTTCTGCACTTTCTATATTATACTTTTCATTTCCATATACCAAATCTTTTAATCCAGGAACATATGCAAAACTATCACGATAACCTAATATTGATAAGGCATAAGGAATTTCAAGATTAAATAAATATGTATTTTCATCATTATCTACATTTTTTTTATCATTTAAAATCCCAAATGCAACTATACCTGCTTGTGTTTTACCTTCATAAAGTCCTTCCATCGCAGCTAATTTTACAGGTTGCTTTAATGCAACTTGATGAGCTGATTCATCACCAGTAATAAATAAAAATATTGAAACTATTAAACCAAAAGTAGCTCCAATTAACATTGATGATTTTGCAAAAGCAATATTTCTACCTTTTAATAAATACCAAGCACTAATTCCTATAACAAAAAGTGATGATATAACATATCCACTCCCAACTGTATGCAAAAACTTACTAATTGCAACTGGAGATAAAGCAACATCTGCAAAATTTGACATTTCATTTCTTACTGTATCAATATTAAATTTCATACCTACTGGATACTGCATCCAACCATTTGCTATTAAAATCCATAAAGCACTTAAATTAGAACCAATTGCAACAAGCCATGTTGATAAAAGATGAAATCCTTTTGAAACTTTATTCCATCCAAAAAACATCACAGCAAAAAATGTTGATTCTAAAAAAAATGCTAAAATTCCTTCAATAGCTAGAGGAGCTCCAAAAATATCACCAACAAACCAACTATAATTTGCCCAATTTGTACCAAATTCAAACTCCATAATAATTCCAGTTGCAACTCCAATTGCAAAATTTATTGCAAAAAGTCCCATCCAAAACTTTGTCATCTTTTTATATTTTGGTTTATTTGTTTTAACATATATAGTTTCCATTATTGCAATAATAAAAGATAATCCTAATGTCAAAGGCACAAATAAAAAATGATATATTGCAGTAAGCGCAAACTGCGCCCTACTATAATCTATTAATGATGCATCCATCTATTTTCCTTTAGTTAGGTTTGTAAAAATAAAATCTTGTTTCTCTTTTATAGTTTTATATTCTGTATTTAAATTTTTATCATAAACAAAATAATTTAAAACTACAAATATCACTAATAATTTTATAATTACAATTTTCCACAAGCTTTTTCCAACTTTAAGATTTTTAAAGCCATCATAATAAAAAGAGAAAACTCTAGAAATTGTTTTCATTCTCTTCTCCTTTTTTTGACATATGTTCATAATTTTAACACTTTTATGAACATATGTCAATAATTTTACTAGAATTTTTTAAAATTTTATGTTAAAATATATGTAAATTATAAGGATATTAATGGCTAGAGATAAAAACCAAAGAGAATTAAACTTTAAACCACTTTTTAAAGAGTTTGGACAAACTCAAATAAAAAATAATGAAAGAATAACTCTTCTCCATGAAGAAATAGAAGCCATATACCTAATGGATTTATTAGGATTATACCAAGAAGAAGCCGCAAAAAAGATGAATGTTTCTAGACCTACATTTTCAAGAATAATTAAAAATGCCAGACAAAAAGTTGCGAATTGTTTAATTGGAGGAGCAAAACTTTCAATACATGATCAAAAAGATAGTTATTTAATAGCTATTTGTAGTGATGAAGAAGACCAATTAAAAAACTTAAATGCATATGCAAAATATATTCTAATTTATGAAATAAAAGAAAATAAATATAAATTTATTAATAGTTTTGAGAACCCTGTATTTTTTGAAGATAAAAAACCAGGAATGATACTTCCTAGTATACTAATTGAAAATAATGTTAACTTTTTCATAACTTCTGAAATTGGTGCAGGCTTAAAAAACTCTTTATTATCAAAAGGTATCTATACTATACTTAAAAAAAATATAAAATTTGAAGATTTAGCTAACATACCAATATAAAAGGATCAAAATGGAAGATTATAAAAATAAAATAAAAACACCACTTCTTGCAACTGATGGCATTATTAAACTTTTCGATAAAGATGAAATATTTCAAGGGATAGTTTTAATAGAAAGAAAAAATCCTCCATTAGGATTTGCAATTCCAGGTGGTTTTGTAGACGTAGGAGAAAAAGTAGAAGATGCACTAAAAAGAGAGATGAAAGAAGAAGTTACACTTGATGTTCAAATAGAAAAATTATTAGGTGTGTATTCAGACCCAAAAAGAGATGAAAGATTTCATTGTGTATCATGTACTTATATTTGTAAAGCATATGGAACTCCTAAAGCAGCTGATGATGCAAAAAATTTACAAATTTATAAACTAGAAGATATTCCTTTTGATAAATTAGCGTTTGATCATGCAAAAATTTTAAAAGAGTTTTTACAAGAAGAAGCAAACTTATTCTAGTAAGCTTGATTTAAGTAGTTTATACTTAAAATAAATCCACTTAAATAAGGATATGTGAATATGGAAAACTTAGATAAAATTATAGTATTAGTCATCGTTTTTGTTTCTGCTTTTATAACATGGAAAGTTATAAAAGATTTCTATATTACAAAATTCCACAAAGTTTATGCACACTTAATTGCAGTAATAACTTCTTGTTTTATGCTACTTTCTACTATGTTTCTTTTTGCTCCTAAAAACTATCAAAGAGGGCAAACACCAGAAGTTGATTTAAGTTTTATTTCTATTGCAAGTGTATTTGCAATGGTTGCAGTAATTTATATACTTTTTAAATATATTCCTTCAAAAAACAAATAATTTTATTTTAAGCTTAAAATGATAATAATTATCAAAATTTTTCTAAAGGATAATAATGGAAGACTTTTTTATAGTAAAACTTGGTGAAGATGAATATAGTAGTCATCTTGAATATGATGATATGGCAATAGAGTATTGCATTGATGTACTTGATATTCCTGAAGAAAAAATAGAGAGTGCGACAATAATAGAAAACGGGAAATTTGAATTAAATTTACAAAATCTTGAAAGAGAAGATGTTATAGAAGATTGGTATGTAAATCTTAATAAAATTAGTGAATAAATAATCTTATTTAAATGCAACTCAGTTGCATTTAAAGTCACTTCTGCTAATATTCTGTTGATTTATTAATTTTTAATAATAATGATTATCAATATAAGGTATGTTTAATAATTTTTTGATTATTATTTCATTGCGCGGATTTAATTTCTCCTAAACATATACAAGGAAACAAACACATGAAAAGGAATATTAGTATTATTGCTAGTTTAGCAATATTTAGCGTAACATCTGTTTTTGCTGAATCTAACTCAATAGAAGAAGCATTCAAAAATGGTAAAACAAGTGGTGATATTTCAGTTCACTATGAGACTTGGGATAATGGAAGTAATAAAGACTATGGTTTTTCAACTCCATCTATTGGTCTAAAATTTGAAACTGATACATTTAATGGTTTTAGTGCAGGAGTTGCTTTTAGAGGTAATACAGAAACTTCTGAAGAGAATAATGGCGATTATGAAGAGACAATGGCAGAAAATGGCAATGTAACAGAAGCATACATCCAGTATGAAAATGATATTTTTGCTGTAAAAGCTGGAAGACAAGAAATGGATTTAGAATGGCTTAGCGATTATAATGATGGAGTAATTGCTATATTAAAAGCAATTCCATATACAACATTAACAGCAGGATACACAAATAGACAAGCAGAAATCACTTTAGATACACATGATAAATTTCACAGGTTTGAAAATAAAAAAGGTGATGATTCAGCAGGATTTGTAATTGATGGTAAAATTGAGCCAATAAAAGGTTTAGTATTTAATCCATATTTCTACACAGCAGATGATATTGCTGATTATTATGGTCTAAAAACTACATTCGACAATGATTTATTTGGTTTAACAGCACACTATGCACAAACAAATGAAGATAATCCCAAAGGCTTAAATGATAAAGATGGTGATATTTTAAATCTAGAAGCGAGATTAAATGTTAATGATTTTAATTTTATGATAGGTTATATTAAAACTGATAGTGATGGTGGAATTGGTTCTTTAGATTCACTTGGTGATAATATAGACCAAACAGAAGAACTAACAGATGCAGTTTATGGAATTGATGCAAAAACATACTATCTTAAGGCTGCTTACACATATAAAGATTTAGAACTATCTGCACTTTATACACACAGTAAACATGATGTTTCTACTAAAGATGTTAAAGATAAAGAGTTAACTCTTGCAGCTTCTTATAATATAACAAAACAGCTGTCAGCAGAACTTATTTATACTGATGCTAATATTGATAAAAATTCTGATTTAAATGATGGAGAAGATTTTAATAAATTTGTTGCAAACTTAACTTATAGTTTCTAAACTATACTCTTTCAATAATATATAGGTAAAAGGTTAGTGAAGATTCACTAGCCTTTTTTTATTTCTATTTTTTTGATAATAAGTATCAATATTAAACCATAATTAAGATTTCTTCTTGTATTATTTTAATAATGATTATCATTAAAGGATGAGACATGACTTCACACTTTGATTTGAAAAATAAAAAAGAACTAGTAGAACCTAGTGGTTGTACTTGTTAAAAATAAAAAAGGGAAAAACAATGAGTGTATTAATTATTGGTGGAGATAAAATTTCACAAATTTCAAATATGTTAGAGAACTTAGGTGCAAAAACAATAAATCATTGGGATGCTAGGAAAAAATCTTCTGCTCCAAAGAAGAAAATACCTCAAGATACTGATTGTATTATTATGCTTACTTCATTTTTAAATCACAACACAATGTTAAAATATAAAAGTGAAGCGAAGAAAAAAGAGATACCTTTTATTTGTGCAAAAAGAAGTGTAAATTGTGTTTATGATGAGTATGTAAAAATTATGGGTGTTAAAAATTGTAGTGAATGTTATGCAAATTGTGGGTGCAAATAATGAATATAAAATTTGATATAAGAGATAATTTTTTAGGATTTATTGGCAATACAGAATTTTTACCAAAAGATTTTGATCAATTTACTTCAATTAAAAGATTAAGACAGTTGTTTTTAGTTTTAAGTAATAACATTATAAAAGATGCATGTATATTTACAAAATATGAACAAAAAAAACTATCAAATTATAGTTTACAAAAAGCATTTATTTATAAAATAAATAAAATGTTACCTAACTCTTGTATATTTATACAAAAACAAAATTTGAAGTTTAATTTTTGTAAAAATTCAACATTAATAATAAATGCTTTTAAGAATAAAAAAAATCTTATTATTAGTACTGCAAATAAAAAGCTATTAAATGTAGCAAGATTAATATCATATTGTTATACAAATAAACAAATGCAAATATTATTAGACAAAGATTTACTATTTCATGAATTTGTATATCAAAAAGTAAAAAGACTTCATAAAAATAAAGAAGTAAAAGATTTAGGAAATGCTATCTCTATAAAAGGCAAAGATGTAGATGCTTTAAAAATATATACATCTTGGAAAGATATAAAAACAAATCAACCAAATATAAAAGAAGAAGTAGAATACGCAATAAAAAGTATAAAAAACGAAAATTATGCTCAAGTATATTTGGTCTATCCAAAAGCAAATGATTTCAAAAGACACATACCTGTTTATGTAGATGAATTAAAAGATGAAAATTATGTGATTAAGGCAATACCTTATTCATTAAGATCAACAATTAGATAAGGAGATTTTTATAGATGGCAACAGCACTGTTTTATGCAAGTAGCACTGGAAATACTGAAGAAGTAGCACATAAAATTGCAGACAAATTAAATGGAATAGATATATTTAATATAAGTGATAAAAGTATTGAAAATATAAATTCTTATGATAACTTGATTATTGGAACTCCAACTTGGGGAGAAGGTGATTTACAAGATGATTGGGATGAAAAATGGGAAGAGTTTTGTGCACTTGATTTAAGTAATAAAACAATTGCACTTTTTGGTTTGGGTGATCAAGATAGTTATGGTGATGAATTTTGTGATGCATTAGGAATAATGTATGAACAAATTAAAAAAGCAGGTGCAAATATTATTGGTTTTACATCAATTGAAGGTTATGAACATGAGTATTCAAAAGCACAAATAGATGATGAATTTGTTGGATTAGTTATTGATGAAGATAATCAAGATGATTTAACAGATGAAAGAATTGAAAACTGGACAGATCAAATAAAAAATGACATCTTATAAATAAGCCAATTTTGGCTTATTTAATTCTGCAATAAACTTCTAGACTTTAACTAAATAATTTATACTAATCTTAAATTTTTTTATCATATTATATTATAATTATAAATTTATAAGGAGCTAACATGACTACGGCAATATTTTATACAAGTCAATGTAATCACGCAAAAGGTGTTGCAAAAAAGATTTCAAAAGCATTTGATGAGATTCGCATATTTGATATTGCAGTTACAGGTAGCGAATATATAAATGATTTCAAACATATAATATTTGGTGTATCTACATCAAATCACGGAGAAATGCAAAAAGATTGGCAAAAGATTTGGAGTGATTTTAAAAGTATAGATTTCAAAGGTAAAACAGTCGCAATCTTTAGTTTAGGTGATCAAGTAAATTATCCTGATGAATTTGCAGATGCTATGAAATATGTATATGATGACTTATTAAAAAGTGGAGCAAACATAATTGGTTTTACATCAACAGATTCTTATAATTTCAACTCATCAAAAGCAGTTATTGATGATAAATTTGTTGGATTAGTTATTGATGAAGTTAATCAACCTCATTTGACAGATAAAAGAATACAAGATTGGGCAGATAAAATTAAAGAAGATTTACAACACGAGTCTTCTTAAATTTTTATTAACAAAAAACTAAATTTTTTTAAATAAGACATATTTTATCCTATTTCAATAAAATAATAAAAAAATTAAAAGGATAATTTATGGCAACTGCTATATTTTACGCAAGTAGTACAGGAAACACAGAAGAAGTAGTAGATAAAATTGCACAAAAACTTGAAATTTCTGAACTATTTAATATAAGTAATAACCAAGAAGACATAAACAAAATTTCTGAATATGATAAATTAATCTTAGCTACATCAACTTGGGGTGATGGTGATTTACAAGATGATTGGGATGAGATTTGGGATGAATTTAAACAAATAGATTTTTCAAATAAAACAGTTGCATTAGTTGCACTTGGAGACCAAGATGGATACGATGACACATTTGTAAATTCTCTTGGAACAATGTATGAACAAGTAATCAAACAAGGTGCAAATGTTATTGGATTTACATCAACAGATGGATATGATTTTGAAGAATCAACTGCACTTAAAAATGATCAATTTGTTGGATTAGTTATTGATGAAGATAATCAAGATGATTTAACTGATGAAAGAATTGAGAACTGGACTAATCAAATTAAAAATCAAATTATCTAAATATTAAGGATTCGTCCTTAATATTTATTTATTTTGACAATCTGTACAAATTCCATATAATTGCATAGAGTGGCTAGTAATTTTAAATTTATTTTTCTTTGCAATTTTATCTTGTCTTTTTTCTATTTCATCATCTAAAAATTCAACTATCTTTCCACAAGATGTGCAAATCAAGTGATCATGATGAGACTTTGCATTACTTTCGTATTTTTTACCTTCAGTTCCAAAAGCAATAGATGCTATAAGGTCAACTTCTTCTAAAAAACCAAGAGCTCTATATACCGTAGCAATTCCTATATTTGAATCAGGATATTTTTCTTTGATTTGATTATAAACTTCTTCTGCACTTAGATGATCTTCTGCATTAATAAGAATATCAAGAACAATTTCTCTTTGTTCTGTATATTTCAAACCTTTTTGTTTTACGATTTTTTTAAGTTCTTCTATTACTTCTTCATTATTTGCCATTAAAACACGCCCTTAAAATTTATAAGTATTATAGTATATCTAAAGTTAGCAAAATTTTCAACTATTATTTTTATAAGTTTTTTTTATTTTTCTTTCAGTTTTTTTCTGTTTTTATCAGGTTGATAAAGCATATGATGCCATAATGCAAAACCACAAAATGCAGCACCTGCAATTATGTGAGTTTTTTTAGCAAATTTATTTTTCATAAACATTGAAGTTACAACTGTAGCGCCTAAAGTTGCAGTCATTCCTATTTTTGCAACTTCTTTTTTTACTTCTGCATCAACTTTCATTCCTTTTTTTCCTTCTTTGTCTTCTTTCAATAGTTTTTTTTGTACCTTTTAATGTTTCATAAGTTAAAGCTGCTGTTAAAGCAGTTGCTAGTGGTAAGATAAATGGCATATAAATACTCCTTATGATAATGTATATCAATATTATAACTAGTAATAGTTTAAACAAAACTGATATTAATTATCATAATAGTAATTATAAGCTATTTTTTCACACCTCTTATTGAATTTAAAAGTAAACCAATTGTCGTACCATTGTGTAATACTGCTGTAACAATAGGAGAAAATGCTCCCAATGTTGCTCCACCTAAAATAGCTGAATTTATACCAACTGTTGCTTTAAAATTAGTATTTATTAAATCCATTGTTTTATTTGATAACTCTTTTGCTTGAACAACTGCATCAATATCATCTTTAAGTAAACTTACATCAGCAGTTGCTTTTGCTATATCTGCACCTTTACTCATAGAAATTCCTACATTTGCAGAGATTAATGCAGGTGCATCATTTATTCCATCTCCAACAAAAGCAACATTCCTTCCTTCATCTATCATTTTTTTAACAATTGATGCTTTATCAGTTGGTAATAATTCAGAATAAACCTCATCAACACCTAACTCATTTCCAACTGCTTGTGCTTTTTTTTCAACATCACCTGTTAACATAACAATATGATTTACACCAAGTTCTCTTAGTCTTTTAATCGATCTTTTTGAATTAGTTCTAATTTGATCAGCTAAAGCAATAGTTCCTAATAACTTACCATTAAAGCCAATATATAATAGAGTTTTACCTTCATCTAAACTTTTATTTATTTTATCTTTATGTTTAGAAAAATCAATTTTTTCATCATCCTCTAAAAAATGTCTGCTTCCAATTACTACAAGTTTGCCATCAACTTCAGTTTTTACACCATGAGCTACAATAAACTCAACTTCATCATGATGCATATGAACAAAACCTCTTTGTTTTGCAGCTTTTACAACAGCTTCAGCTACTGGATGAAAATAGTGTTCTTCTGTACTAGCTGTAAGATTTAATAGTTCTTCTTCTGTCCACTCTTCATCATAAGATGTAACTTCTATTACTTCTAAATCACCTTTTGTTAAAGTTCCAGTTTTATCAAAAATAAATGTATCAACATTTGATAAGGCTTCGATTGATTTAGCACCTTTTATCATAATACCATCATGACCTGCTTTTGAAATGGTAGATTTAAAAGCTACAGGTGTTGCCAATTTTAAAGCACAAGAATAATCTGCTTGTAAAATAGAAGCAACTCTTTCAAAATCTTTAGTAAACAAATATGAAATACCTGCTAATCCTAAAGTTACAGGAACCAATTTATCTGCTAGTCTTGTAGCTTTTAATTGAATTGATGATTTTTCATTTAATGAACTTTCAATATAGTGTTTTATTCTTTGTGTTGCTGTATTTGCACCAACATGTTCTGCCCAGATTTTTAATCTACCCTCTTCTAACACTGTTCCAGAGATAACTCTATCTCCTCTTTGTTTTTTTATAGGCTCCGCTTCACCTGTCATTGATACTTGATTTACACTTGCATCACCATGTACAATATGTCCATCAACAGGTATTGTACTACCTGCTGCAACAACTACAATGTCACCAACTTCTATATCTTCAGTATTTACAAGAATTTCTACTTTTTTACCATTTTCATCTTTTTTTTCTACCCAAGCTTCTTTTACATTAGGTTTAGATAGTTCTTTTAATAAATCATCGCTTTTATGTACAGTAGTCTCTTCTATGTATTCACCCAACTCTAGCATTGCATTTGTAGAATTAGCAGCAAGATAATCTCTTCTATAAACAGATATACCAACAGCAGCACTTTCTAATACTTTCGAAGTTAAACCTTCTTCAAAAAATTCTTTTGTTCCTTCCAATAACATTGGAATTGCAGCAGTTGTTGTAATTGTTGCTTTTGCAAAATTATTTTTTATAAATCTTTCTGCAACTAAAGCACTACTTGCTCTTACAACACCTGATAAACTTGGCTTCTCACTACTTACACAATTAACACAAACCGCACTATCTTCACAATCTGTTGATAATAAATCATCTAGAGTAAGCTTTTTTAATACATCTTCTATTTTTTCTTTTATATTGTTTTCTATATTAAAAATAACACTAAATGCTTTTTTATTTACACGTACACTATTAACTCCATCAATATTTTCTAAATATGACTTTAAGATATTTTCATCTATAAAATCCTCTTTTAAAAGTAAATATTTATATCTTAATCTAGAAGGAGTTTCATGAACTATTTTAAAATTTTTATTCATAAAATATCTTTTTATTCTTGATTTGCTTCCATCGTAGCTTTTGCATCTTCCATTCTCTCTTTCATCTCTTCCATACCAGCTTGAAAAAGTTGAGTTCCTTTAGATACAGCTTTCATAATATTTTCTTGCGCACCTTTATTTGTTAGAAAATAAGTAACTGCTGCTCCAATTAATGCACCTTTTACAAAATCACCTGTGCTAAAGCTATTTTGTGCTTGATTTTGTTGCACAGAATTATTTATATTAGCTGATTGATTAATATATGGATTTTGATTTATATTTGCACTATTTTGTTGC from Malaciobacter molluscorum LMG 25693 includes:
- a CDS encoding heavy metal translocating P-type ATPase, translated to MNKNFKIVHETPSRLRYKYLLLKEDFIDENILKSYLENIDGVNSVRVNKKAFSVIFNIENNIKEKIEDVLKKLTLDDLLSTDCEDSAVCVNCVSSEKPSLSGVVRASSALVAERFIKNNFAKATITTTAAIPMLLEGTKEFFEEGLTSKVLESAAVGISVYRRDYLAANSTNAMLELGEYIEETTVHKSDDLLKELSKPNVKEAWVEKKDENGKKVEILVNTEDIEVGDIVVVAAGSTIPVDGHIVHGDASVNQVSMTGEAEPIKKQRGDRVISGTVLEEGRLKIWAEHVGANTATQRIKHYIESSLNEKSSIQLKATRLADKLVPVTLGLAGISYLFTKDFERVASILQADYSCALKLATPVAFKSTISKAGHDGIMIKGAKSIEALSNVDTFIFDKTGTLTKGDLEVIEVTSYDEEWTEEELLNLTASTEEHYFHPVAEAVVKAAKQRGFVHMHHDEVEFIVAHGVKTEVDGKLVVIGSRHFLEDDEKIDFSKHKDKINKSLDEGKTLLYIGFNGKLLGTIALADQIRTNSKRSIKRLRELGVNHIVMLTGDVEKKAQAVGNELGVDEVYSELLPTDKASIVKKMIDEGRNVAFVGDGINDAPALISANVGISMSKGADIAKATADVSLLKDDIDAVVQAKELSNKTMDLINTNFKATVGINSAILGGATLGAFSPIVTAVLHNGTTIGLLLNSIRGVKK
- a CDS encoding DUF134 domain-containing protein, with translation MARDKNQRELNFKPLFKEFGQTQIKNNERITLLHEEIEAIYLMDLLGLYQEEAAKKMNVSRPTFSRIIKNARQKVANCLIGGAKLSIHDQKDSYLIAICSDEEDQLKNLNAYAKYILIYEIKENKYKFINSFENPVFFEDKKPGMILPSILIENNVNFFITSEIGAGLKNSLLSKGIYTILKKNIKFEDLANIPI
- a CDS encoding cytochrome ubiquinol oxidase subunit I, producing the protein MDASLIDYSRAQFALTAIYHFLFVPLTLGLSFIIAIMETIYVKTNKPKYKKMTKFWMGLFAINFAIGVATGIIMEFEFGTNWANYSWFVGDIFGAPLAIEGILAFFLESTFFAVMFFGWNKVSKGFHLLSTWLVAIGSNLSALWILIANGWMQYPVGMKFNIDTVRNEMSNFADVALSPVAISKFLHTVGSGYVISSLFVIGISAWYLLKGRNIAFAKSSMLIGATFGLIVSIFLFITGDESAHQVALKQPVKLAAMEGLYEGKTQAGIVAFGILNDKKNVDNDENTYLFNLEIPYALSILGYRDSFAYVPGLKDLVYGNEKYNIESAEDKIKKGKIALEAFKDYKKFKNQNKIEESNNSKFLFETYEDYFGYGYLDNPKDILPPIGLTFYSFHIMVSFCMWFILLFMVILFLLLKKDITTQRFWLYASLYSIPLGYIAAEAGWIVAEVGRQPWAIQDLMPVGIAATNISSTNVQITFWLFAFLFTALLIAEIKIMTKQIKIGPNGGH
- a CDS encoding NUDIX domain-containing protein; its protein translation is MEDYKNKIKTPLLATDGIIKLFDKDEIFQGIVLIERKNPPLGFAIPGGFVDVGEKVEDALKREMKEEVTLDVQIEKLLGVYSDPKRDERFHCVSCTYICKAYGTPKAADDAKNLQIYKLEDIPFDKLAFDHAKILKEFLQEEANLF
- a CDS encoding DUF2325 domain-containing protein produces the protein MSVLIIGGDKISQISNMLENLGAKTINHWDARKKSSAPKKKIPQDTDCIIMLTSFLNHNTMLKYKSEAKKKEIPFICAKRSVNCVYDEYVKIMGVKNCSECYANCGCK
- a CDS encoding Opr family porin; amino-acid sequence: MKRNISIIASLAIFSVTSVFAESNSIEEAFKNGKTSGDISVHYETWDNGSNKDYGFSTPSIGLKFETDTFNGFSAGVAFRGNTETSEENNGDYEETMAENGNVTEAYIQYENDIFAVKAGRQEMDLEWLSDYNDGVIAILKAIPYTTLTAGYTNRQAEITLDTHDKFHRFENKKGDDSAGFVIDGKIEPIKGLVFNPYFYTADDIADYYGLKTTFDNDLFGLTAHYAQTNEDNPKGLNDKDGDILNLEARLNVNDFNFMIGYIKTDSDGGIGSLDSLGDNIDQTEELTDAVYGIDAKTYYLKAAYTYKDLELSALYTHSKHDVSTKDVKDKELTLAASYNITKQLSAELIYTDANIDKNSDLNDGEDFNKFVANLTYSF
- a CDS encoding DUF4492 domain-containing protein, with translation MKTISRVFSFYYDGFKNLKVGKSLWKIVIIKLLVIFVVLNYFVYDKNLNTEYKTIKEKQDFIFTNLTKGK
- a CDS encoding flavodoxin, whose amino-acid sequence is MATAIFYASSTGNTEEVVDKIAQKLEISELFNISNNQEDINKISEYDKLILATSTWGDGDLQDDWDEIWDEFKQIDFSNKTVALVALGDQDGYDDTFVNSLGTMYEQVIKQGANVIGFTSTDGYDFEESTALKNDQFVGLVIDEDNQDDLTDERIENWTNQIKNQII
- a CDS encoding flavodoxin; this translates as MATALFYASSTGNTEEVAHKIADKLNGIDIFNISDKSIENINSYDNLIIGTPTWGEGDLQDDWDEKWEEFCALDLSNKTIALFGLGDQDSYGDEFCDALGIMYEQIKKAGANIIGFTSIEGYEHEYSKAQIDDEFVGLVIDEDNQDDLTDERIENWTDQIKNDIL
- a CDS encoding YtxH domain-containing protein, whose protein sequence is MTNYNNQNMYDMNIENTRAMQQNSANINQNPYINQSANINNSVQQNQAQNSFSTGDFVKGALIGAAVTYFLTNKGAQENIMKAVSKGTQLFQAGMEEMKERMEDAKATMEANQE
- a CDS encoding Fur family transcriptional regulator; translation: MANNEEVIEELKKIVKQKGLKYTEQREIVLDILINAEDHLSAEEVYNQIKEKYPDSNIGIATVYRALGFLEEVDLIASIAFGTEGKKYESNAKSHHDHLICTSCGKIVEFLDDEIEKRQDKIAKKNKFKITSHSMQLYGICTDCQNK
- a CDS encoding flavodoxin yields the protein MTTAIFYTSQCNHAKGVAKKISKAFDEIRIFDIAVTGSEYINDFKHIIFGVSTSNHGEMQKDWQKIWSDFKSIDFKGKTVAIFSLGDQVNYPDEFADAMKYVYDDLLKSGANIIGFTSTDSYNFNSSKAVIDDKFVGLVIDEVNQPHLTDKRIQDWADKIKEDLQHESS